The genomic region acactcggctgcgaaccgatccagtgagatctgaagatcccggcaagatgaagccaacaggaccacatcgtctgtaaaaagcagagacctaatcccgcggccaccaaaccggaacccctcaatgccttgactgcgcctagaaattctgtccataaaagttatgaacagaatcggtgacaaaggacagccttggcggagtccaaccctcactggaaacgtgtccgacttattcttgagggtgcatgggagtttgcccaaccagtctacatgtgctttgtggacttggagaaggcattcgaccgtgtccctcgggaagtcctgtggggagtgctcagagagtatggggtatcggactgtcttattgtggcggtccgctccctgtatgatcagtgccagagcttggtccttattgccggcagtaagtcgaacacatttccagtgagggttggactccgccaaggctgtcctttgtcaccgattctgttcataacttttatggactgagtttctaggcgcagtcaaggcgttgaggggttccggtttggtgaccgcaggattaggtctctgctttttgcagatgatgtggtcctgttggcttcatctggccgggatcttcagctctcactggatcggttcgcagccgagtgtgaagcgaccggaatgagaatcagcacctccaagtccgagtccatggttctcgcccggaaaagggtggaatgccatctccgggttggggaggagaccctgccccaagtggaggagttcaagtacctaggagtcttgttcacgagtcggTTAGTATTACTGTTTTATATTAAAATTATAGAAAGACCGTGCAATTTCATGAACTCACTGACTGATACGAAGACTAAAACACTATCGGTGAAACCATGCaaagtagtcttttttttctgactatttTAGTTACTGGAAGAAAAAGATTACTAGGTCAAAACATTTCTGTGTGTgtacaagtactttttgagcatatTCAACCATACGTGATAACATTTTCCTATTGATAAAACCCAAATACAGTTGAATATAAAactaagtttaagtaccaatgattgtcacacacacctaactaggtatggcgaaattattctctgcatttgacccatcaccctgcgaggtgaggggagcaattccaacccttgatgcagccTTAAATGTCACTTGCACTAcatctttgttattattattatccatgtTGCAGACCTCTTTATTAAGATGCAAGCTGAAACTTTTTTAAACAATACAACCAGTTGAACATGCCTCTGTGacaaaaatgtaaaactgaaaacaaatacaattttattatACTGAATTTCTAAACATTGTACGAGAAAATCAAGATGAGCTCGTGGACAACTTGTTTATAGCATTCACAATGATCTCTGCTGCTACTAATTAGTAAACATTTTTATGCCTCACACATTCGAACAATCCACTGGTTTGTGCTCGTCAAAGCTCTGCTAACCATGCTTGTGTAGGTTTTTATTGTGCACTTCCATCAAAATCTTTCCTTGAAAGTGTTTCTACTTCAGATAATGTACACACTACACGTAGTCGGTCTGCATGAGCTTGTCAACATGCATTTCCCTGCAAGTCTATTACCGCAATGTGTGAAGTCATAAATAACATACAGGAAACCATTTCATCCGCAACAGCCGATTTATGTCCAGTAGGGTTAGGACATATAATACCTTAGTGACAGAAGCAGCAGGATTTACTGTTTTAAAAGATCCAATATCTTCTCTTCCACAGTATAATCAATGTTTAATGTTTTAAAACTCAGTCTCAAGAAGCCCTAAGATTAGCCTCATTAATGCAATGACGAAATCATAAGCTATGTGATTTAAGTATTGCAAAAGTATACCCTGAAAATACATCCAACACCGTTCTACAAGTAATTGTTCTACACTGCTTTGCCAGGAAATGTTTAAGAATTAAGCCCAGATGTGCAGTACTATAAAAGCTATTTAACGTGTACCTCGCCACACactaaaaaataacccaatttttaCCCTACTGCTGGTTCAAAAGAGGATGAGCCCCTTACTTGAGTTAtcttaactcaacattttgggttaattttctcaacccaacttttgcgttgaattatttaacccaaaagttgagttatgtgaactaaatgttggttgattcgtaacccaacaaTTGGGTCGAATGTATTTAACAAACGTCGAGTTATGTGAACTACAATGTTGgcttattcccaacccaactattgggttgaatgtatttaacaAACGTTGAGTTATGTGAACTACAATGTTGgcttattcccaacccaactattgggttgtgcaatttagcgctccttgacccaatagttggttaaaaatgatacattttactgctggtttgtcctactctTTCGCAACTACGGatcaaaattattttgaaaatatacTCATACgagtcatttttttaatttatttttgtacaaaaATTGCCATGTATGGTCATAGTAGTTCTATACAGCATGCTTAATAAATATgttcatgtacataagatgtgtgattgtaaataactttaatgagattaatccttagtaaaattcccttcaagaaaaaaataataattttactcaAATGCGTTACTTATTGAAAAACAACTCAATAATGGTTCATAATTTTTAAAACCCAGAAATTTAGTTACTATAGTACCCTTAAACCCCCAAAAATGGATGGGTTgttttttggagttatttttataaaGACCAAACtctcgcaactcataaattgggttatcaaaataactcaGCATTTTTCAGGGTGCATGATAACTCGCACTCTGGAACTGGTGAGGTTTGAGGATACGTCAGACCAATAACTGTACCGACCACTGACTAATGAGAGATCAGAGCCCTCTGACTAATCAGTCGTCTGAAAATAATATGTTTGGGAATCTGGATTGaaagaaacttttattagtagattgcacagatcagtacatattccctacaattgaccactaaatggtaacaccccaataagtttttctacttgtccacgttaatcaattcatggtaaatggagATCTGCGCAAATCAAGATTTAAAAGCAAGGAtttaaagggacaagcagtagaaaaaggtTGTAGGTTGTTTGCAAATGATGACCCAGGGTGAAACAGCACCTGGTGTCCATACAAATGACTGACAATAATTGACATTTCTGAGTGTGCTTGTACATTTAAGTGGGTTTTAATGCAGTGATATCCTTAAATCATTGCTTGCACCCTCTAGACTACTTAAATAGATAATAGATTtttggcaaaccagtaattatagtctgcaaatgatgtgttgttgttgagtgtcgtgctgtctagagcttgacagagtaactgtgtaattctcctccatatcagtaggtggcagcaggtagctaattgctttgtagatgtcgggaacagcgggaggcagggtgcaggtaaaaaggtatctaatgcttaaacccaaaataaacaaaagttgagtgccctgagaaaaggcattgaagcttagggaaggctatgcagaatgaaactaaaactgaactggctacaaagtaaacaaaaacagaacacatTATATaactagtacacacacacacacacacacacacacaattttacGAAGTTCACACACACTATATCTAAGTACACATACTACATAACTAAGTGCACACCCAGTATACAACTAGTGTACACACACTATATAactaagcacacacacacactatgtaactaagcacacacactatatagctaagtacacacacacactatataactaagtacacacacactatacacacacacacacactatataaccaagtacacacactatgcaactaagtactcacacacacactatataactaagtacacacacacacacacacacacacacacactatattagtacacacacacactataactAAATACAAACCCACTATATAACcaagtacacacactatgcaactaagtactcacacacacactatataactaagtacacacacacacacacacacacacacacacacacactatattagtacacacacacacactataactAAGTACAAACACACTATATAACcaagtacacacactatgcaactaagtactcacacacacacaatgtaactTAGTACACACACTATGTAACTAAGTAAATAAGTACGCACACTATATAactaaatacacacacactatgtaaCTAAATACACACTATataactaagtacacacactatgtaactaagtacacacactatataaCTAAATACACACACTATGCAACTAAACAATACACTATAtaactaagtacacacacaatgtgtaactaagtacacacacacactatataactAACTACACACACTATGTAATTAAgtacacacagtatataattaAGTACACACACACCCTATGTAACTAAGTGCACACACTATGcaactaagtacacacacacacacacacacactatataactaagtacacacacacactaaataaccaagtacacacacactatgtaACTAAGTATACACACTAGTTAAATacacaaacactatataactaaCTACACACACTATGTAACTAAGTACACATACACTATgtaactaagtacacacactatgtaactaagtacacacactatataactaagtacacacacactatgtaactaagtacacacacactatataactaagtacacacacaatgtgtaactaagtacacacacaatgcaactaagtacacacacacactatataactAACTACACACACTATGTAATTAAgtacacacagtatataattaAGTACACACACACCCTATgtaactaagtacacacactatataacaaagtaaacacactatgcaactaagtacacacactcaCAATATAAttaagtacacacacactatgtaACAAAGTATACACactaaataaatacacacacactatataactaactacacacactatgcaactaagtacacacacacactaaataaccaagtacacacacactatgtaACTAAGTATACACACTAGTTAAATacacaaacactatataactaaCTACACACACTATGTAACTAAGTAAACACACTATAtaactaagtacacacacactatgtaACTAAGTACACAAACTatataagtacacacacactgtGTAACTAAGTACACAGTGTACTTAGTGAAGTTGTGATGTTGCGGACATCTTTAAAACTGCTATCCCCACTTTGGAAGATCCACTCCGAGCTCCCTGCACCAACCTTGACACGACCTGTCAGACTGATCAATCACGTGACCACTTGTCACGTAGCGCCATCATGCTGGACCCAATCAGACACTTTGGAGGCCGATATAGACCACCAAGACCTTTTCAATCTCAAATCACGTGAACATATTTTTCCTACTATTGAGCTTAATTATTCAGTCAACGTCACAAATATTTTAACCTGATTTATTGCGTTATTGTCCATCAGCGGGGGGGAAGCCATTAACGCAGTCTGCCCACCAGATAGCGCCACACGCCGCATGTTGACGATGAAGATGAAACGGAGGTGATAAAAGTTGTTGCAACCGTGAAGATGCTGGAAGTTTGTGTCTTTCCGTCCGGTGTTTATTTCTTCTCCGTCATTCTTTTCTTctttattactattgttattattatgcttattaaaaaaaaaaaaaaaagcatccctTTTTATCCAATCAGGAGGCGCGCCTCCACCCGGGCCTGTGTGACGTCACATCCCCGGCGCTCCAATCAGCGCACAGCTCTCAAACTTGGCCCCCCGGGCTGCGGGACGTCGGAACCAGAAGATCCACTTGCAGACTCCGACAACTTGTTGAAACGGACCGAGCGGGACTGATCCATCCCTCCCTTTCCCCCCCCAGACCCCCCCCTTGCACCTCGGCGCCCTGCTGCGGCTCCGCGCGGACATGGACTGCTAGAAGCGGACCGTCCGTCCGAGTCCGGACCTGCAGGGTGATGTTAGCGCTGGGTCCGATGGACCAGAGCAGCTTCCTCCTGAGCTCCCCACCTCTGGCGGCTCTGCACAGCATGGCCGACATGAAGACCCCCCAGTACCCCGCCTACCCGCTCTCCTCCGCCGGACACACCTCGTCCACCTCCCCGGCCACCAGCTCGCCCAACCCGGGCGGGATGGCGGCGTCCTCCCCGGGCCTCAAGTCGTCGGGTCTCGGCTCCCCGCAGCACATGTGCTCGTCCGCGACCCCTCACGGCATCAACGACATCCTCAACCGGCCCTCCGCCGCCTCGGCCTCGGCGGGGGTCTTAGGCGCCCTGCACCCGCGCTTCAGCAGCCTCagcccgccgccgccgccgccaccgccgcccGGACTCTTCTTCACCCCCGCGGCGTCCCGCTACCCCAAGCCCCTCACCGAACTACCGGGCCGGACCCCCATTTTCTGGCCGGGGGTCATGCAGAGTCCACACTGGAGGGACGCGCGCTTTGCGTGCTCGCCccgtgagtgtgtgcgtgtgcgtgtgagcgtgcgtgcgcgcgtgttATCAGTAacgatgatgtgttgttgtgttgcagaGCAGAGTTGCGTGTTGGACAAGGACGGCAAAAGAAAACACACGCGGCCAACTTTCTCTGGACAAcaaatttttgctctggaaaaaaCTTTTGAACAAACCAAATATTTGGCGGGACCGGAGAGGGCGAGACTGGCCTTCTCCCTCGGCATGACCGAGAGCCAGGTCAAGGTACGcgcgcgcacgcgcacacacacacacacacacgcacacacacacacacacacacacacacacacacacacaataacaatTCCTCATTACACCAAATGatttaataataatcatcatttcCACTTGGTTATTTTAAACAGCTTTCACTTTCACTATAGgcctttttttaattgttatcattattattattattcacaatAATCGCGTTTATTGAAATTGAAATCCAGCTTTTTACCTATTTTACTAAAACCTAATTAAGTTATTTAATCAAATGCTGAATTTTAACTTTGTCATTTTAAAGCAGCTGTGCTTTTTAAAATGTCGATtgattttttaacactaaacacacACTTAAAATGATTAATTATCATTTAAAATAACTTGACATTACTATCATTTTCGGTTTTTATCAGTCATCTATTTTAACGGCATTACTTTTATGgatgtattttgttttaatttatacCCACAATAAATTTTTACATGTTTAATTTAATCAGTCTCGTATTTTTACGAGAATGTTATTCGAtaacctgcgatgagatggcgacttgtccagggtgtaccccgccttccgcccgatcgtagctgagataggcaccagcggcccccgcgaccccaaagggaataagcggtagaaaagggatggatggatggatgctattcgataacaatattttttttctctcctttgAGGCCTTTTAGAGCCATTAAGTGTCTCTGAACTGatttaaataatttcatttaaatattgttttgctTTCTTTCCAAAACATTTTATAATTTAAATAGTGATAATCatggtgataataataataatgataacaataataataaaaaaaaaacggaaactatTTATTTTCTTTCAGCTGCTCACATAAAACATTTCCAGGCTGTTACACtcaaatatatttgtatatatatatatatttttgaaatcgatatttgtttttatacctgTTTTCTCCTGCGTGCGCGCGCAGGTGTGGTTCCAGAACCGTCGGACCAAGTGGCGCAAGAAGCACGCGGCGGAAATGGCCTCCGCCAAGAAGAAGCAGGACTGTGAGACGCAGAGGTTAAAGGTGAGCTCGGACCCGGACGAGGACGAGGACTACGACAAGCCCTTGGACCCGGACCACGACCACGACCACGACCTGCTCCACAAGCACGCGCTCGCGCTCGCGCACACGCCCGAGCACGACAGCTCGTAAAAggtgcttcttcttcttttttttaattttatttctatttttttttttttttttttaccttcgtgCACCTTTCGGCGGGATTGTTTGCTGTAAATAGaagaaaaaatgtatttccatttttttttttttagttttttgttttgtttttagataataaaaaaaaaaagaaaacgttcACGGCGAAGGAAGG from Nerophis ophidion isolate RoL-2023_Sa linkage group LG17, RoL_Noph_v1.0, whole genome shotgun sequence harbors:
- the nkx6.1 gene encoding homeobox protein Nkx-6.1; protein product: MLALGPMDQSSFLLSSPPLAALHSMADMKTPQYPAYPLSSAGHTSSTSPATSSPNPGGMAASSPGLKSSGLGSPQHMCSSATPHGINDILNRPSAASASAGVLGALHPRFSSLSPPPPPPPPPGLFFTPAASRYPKPLTELPGRTPIFWPGVMQSPHWRDARFACSPQQSCVLDKDGKRKHTRPTFSGQQIFALEKTFEQTKYLAGPERARLAFSLGMTESQVKVWFQNRRTKWRKKHAAEMASAKKKQDCETQRLKVSSDPDEDEDYDKPLDPDHDHDHDLLHKHALALAHTPEHDSS